GATTTTATTGAGCAGTTTACAGAGCTTTCCACTCTTTACATGAGCTCTTAAATCCTTATCTGTTTTGTGTTGTTCAGGATTGTTTATTGTGATGAGACGGGCGAGGAGAGCTCCAGTGTGAATGTGCACCAGCCCACCACGTTTGCACATAAAAACCTGCAACTGGAGGGAGTCACCGTCTTCTGGGACGAGTTTTCAGAGGCGGCCAGAGCTGGCTTCAAATCCTCACCCATCCCAGCAGTGAGTCTACACCCAAATAATCTCCTGTGTAGTTTTAAGCACAGATAACTGATACTCACTCGCTCTTCCCTTTTCTGCACCCCCTTAGGAGACAGAGGCCAAGCTATCCCCCAGCTGGAACCCCAGAATAATCTGTGAGCCACACCCCCAGTTCACAGAGCCTATTTCTTCTGCAACACCCTTTGAACCCATGCAGATTGGTCACCTTAGTGGCAGAATCGATCTGTCGCTTGTCCTGAAACAGAACCAAACCATGCCTGGAGCAAAGGTTGGGTCAGCATTCTCACATGATTGAAATGGCACAGTATCTGTGAAACTTGGACATACTGAAATGCACAGAATGTCTATTGTCTTGGTCTTTGAAAGGGTATTTTTGTTTTTCAGTTGGATGTTGATGGACAGATCAGTACAATGATCGTGCTGCTATCTCCACGGCAAGTTCACCTACTCCTGGACATGTTTGGAGTTTTTTCAGGCTCAGGTGGGTTTAATGATTGCAATTTAATGATGATATCTTAAAAGGAGCTGCCTCAGAGGTTGTTGAGTGAAACACTATAAGCCTCTGCTTTTGTGTCCGAAGGTGGGCCGGAGTGGGGGAAGGACAAGAGGAACCGTCCCATGCAGCAGGAGGATGAGTATCGGCTCCACATGGAGCTAAACCGCTGCCTGAAGAAGGACTCAATGATGGCCGGGGAAGACCCTGACCTTTTCGAGAGCCAGACCACCAGAACTGTGTCCAGCCGAGGTTCAGATGAATTGTTACCTCCAACCAATGTTTAATAACCTGATGACTTGTATTGAGCTTTTTGATAGTTATTGTAGGCTTAtatctaaatatcatgaacaaTTGTTTGATCTAGTTTCTTTCTTGTTGGAGCAGAGGATGTCTTCTTCTCCATGGCTGACATGGACATGTCTCACAGTCTGTCATCCCTCCCCCCACTGGGGGAACCGCCCACTGTGGACCTGGACCTGTCACTCAACAGTAACTACTCCCCCTCTCCAGGAGAGTCTCCCTCTGGCAATGCCACGGTACGTCTCACTGGACTAAGAGTAAAAGCATCTTAACCTGATCTAATGACATGGTTATTGTAACATAGTGTAATGCTTTGTTCCTTTGTCCTCTAAGAACCTCTGGGACGATTACCTTGATGTGcccagacagagggagaaacagacccaAGAAAGCCCTTTCCTGATGCGGGACTCACCACTCCAACACAAGCTGCTGAGGCAGACCTGTAAGAACCGGGATACACTGTCACTACCATTTGGAATAAACTGAGCAGAGTGTTTACAAGTCAGTAATTCACTCATTTTGTACTGTGTTTCAGCCCACCCAACCAAAGCCCATGGTGATGAGTCCAGGCCGGAGCTGGTCTTCAGGCTGACACTGGGGAGCCTGGCTGTTTGTGTTCTCCACATCGACCCCTTGCCCCCACCAGATGCTGCCCCCAGCCCCCTGGCCCCCATGGCTGCTGACTTTTTCAGGGTTGTCTGCTCCGACCAGCTCCCCCCAGCAGGGTTCATCCAGTTACGCACAGCGTTTGACGATGCCTGCCCCTATGACCACCTCAGGTGATCATATTGACATATTTTGCACTTCCCTGCCATCTTAGTAACCTGACTGACTCAATCCCATGTCATAtgtgtcctctatctctccaggtTTGTGGCTCAGGGGATGAAGGTGACATATGAGCTTTGTCAGGGCTCCAGCCTGCACAGCTTCAGCACAGACGTGTCCCTGGGCCAGATGGAGCTGCTGGAGTGTCTCTTCCCCTCTGAGGCCCAAAGGGGTGTGTCCCTAAGAGGGGTCCAGTACACAGAGGTAAAGGCCTCCCCACCAACAACATCCACAGTGTCCCAGTAATCAGATCACAACACATGGGCATAACAGATATCATAACATAACAGATGTTTAATTCTATTTTTGGATCTAGGCATAGATGGCATGTGCTTGTAGAGATGTTGATGTTTTCTCGGTCTGTCCCACCTCAGCTCCTGACATTTGATACCCCTGTCACCACTGAGGCACCATCTGCCACCTGCCTCCACCTGCTCTACAAACTGTCTGAACGCAGAGGGCCGCAGGTAAGAGCAATCTTAGGGAGGTTCAAATCTGCAGTGAATGCACCGTAATTAGATTCCCAGTTCTGCAACCCAACTTGCCATACTCTCAAGTAACTTCAACTTAATTCTGCATCAGTCATGCATTAATGTCAAACTGAGATTTGTGTGCATCTCAAGTTAGTATTCGGCCCACAATGTACAGTACGTAGCAAATCCTGCACAGTGCCTGATACAGTACCCCCTTACATGCTTTCCTCCAGGGTGGACAGGTGCGTCTGAGCACCATGCCCAGGAAGGCTGACTTCCAGGTGGAGCTGGGGGCGGTCCGCTCTGAACTGGACATCAGCATCGTGGACCGCCTCAACTCTCTGCTACAGCCACAGAAACTGGTCACCACAGAGATGATGGCCTCTCACATGTACACGTCCTATAATAAACACATCAGCTTGGTGAGGACCGTCTTAATACCATCTTTACACAGTCATAGCAGCGATTTTACCATGTGTTTAAGGAAGCTGCCTATTATTGCAATAACTATGAAAAAGTAAATCACCTCAAATTTTTTCATCCACCCCATAGCACAAGGCCTTTACAGAGGTCTTCCTTGATGACAGCCGTACTCCAGCCAACACCCACGTGTCGATAAGAGTCAATGCTCCTGTGTTGAGCCTGGTGGTGCGCTTCCCCATCCCAGACCTGCGTTCGGACCAGGAGAGAGGCCCCTGGTTTAAGAAGTCACTGCAGAAGGAGGTTCTGTACCTGGAGCTGGAGGACCTGGAGGTGAAGACAGAGTTCACAGGCGGCAGCTCCCCAGAGCAGACCAAGATGGAGCTCACCTTCAGAGAGCTAGTCGGTATGTATGTCACCCAGCTGCTAACGAACAGGTTAGCCTCAAAACCAGAACCACTTTTGATATATATAATTTCTGTATTCATTTTTCATCCATTCGCACAGGGAAGTTCCAGGAACAGGAGGACCAGCCTGCAGCCAGGTTCCTCAGGGTCTCCCACACCATGGATGGAGACATGACCACCTCTGACAGTGGGAAGTTTGACTGGCCCAGGTACTGTACACCAGTCCGTGTAGTACTGTACTGCTTCATGTCATACCTACACCTTGTCTCTTAGATGTTGTGAAACTCTCCTTACTAACCCTCCCCTGCCCCTCCAGAGTGGTGCTGAAAGTCAACCCCACCGCTGTCCACTCCATCCTGGAGCGTGTGACTGCGGAGGAGGACGAGGGGGCCGAAAGCCACTccccagaggaggaagaggaggaggaggggggaggtgcCCACTCACTGAAGGATGTCTGTGATTTTGGGAAGCCTGaaccctcccccttctcctcacgCCGGGTCATGTATGAGAATGAGGAGGTAGGAGCACATTTATTATTGAAACGCTAATTTGAACATAATTAGGACTGATTGATCAACATTTAGTTATGACTGGTAATTAAGGCAACTTGAATTATTGACATTTCTTCCCCTCTCCTTTAGATGGTCATTCCTGGTGATGTGGCTGAAATGACAGAGTTCCAGGAGAAAACCATGAGCAATTCCCGCTTTATCCTAGAGTTGTGCTTGCCAAATGTGCAATTATCATTACCCAACAAGGCCTTTTATGAGAAACTGCATAACAGGTACTGTGCACAAAAAACTGGGGAAACGAATCAAATGTTCTAGGAATGCGAAAACTATAGTATCACAGTAACTACTACATCTTCCACTGCTTCTACCACAGCTATTACTTTGACTATTTACTATTCACTATAATTATGATCATTTTACTATGTCTATAATCAACTCCCCCTCTCTTGCAGGATAAACAATGACCTGCTGTTATGGGAGCCCAACGCTCCCTCGCCTGTGGAGACAGTGGAGAACATGCCGTATGGAGTAGGGCTGTCTGTTGCCAGCCAGCTGATCAACGCTGCACACTACACCAAGGACAGCTTCAGCCCGTTCCGCTCCACTGGCCCTGAGGGTGAGACTCTCCCTACATAGTTCAACCAACATCTGCTGCATCTCAACCTCGTTCATGGTTTTCATACGCTGCTGCAAGTCTGTAGTGCACTCTGTTCTGTGCATTAATATTATTGAGATGTACTAATGTACCAGGTAAAAAAAAGTACTGAAATGTAATGGTTAAAATGTTATTCCTTCATATCAAATGAACTGCAACTTTCCCAACCCATATGACTGTGGTGTCCTGTGCTTGTAGAGGAGGACAGTGGATCAGAGGAGGAGACCATGCACCACTACTCCCCTGCCTCTGAGCAGTGCTTCAGATCTCGCAGGAAGAAGAAGCCCAAGGCCCAGAGCAAGACCTCACAGAGCGTGTTCTCTGTAATCCTCACTGTCAACCACGGCCTGGTGGCTCTGCAGACCAGCGCTAAGGTAACCCTGAGTTACATTTACAATGATCTGTCATTTCTCAGTTACATTGCATTTAAACAGCTGGGTATTCTCTGAGACTGTTTGACTGACTGGTCCCccaatttgtatttttattttccaGCAGGAGGATAAGACTATTTTAAATAACCGACATGGAGAGTTCTGGTTGGAGGTGAAGAATGGGGTCCTGTTCAGTGTTACACAGTACGAAGGCTACAAAGACAGGCACTACATCTGCTTCCACACCAGCAACATCTGTCTCTATCACCAAGGTAAGACTGGAGACATTAAGCCTGGGCACACATTTGAGGTGGAGCTTCATAGATCCCCTCTGCAAATGAGTCAATATGCCATTGTTCATGGGGATGCCACTGTGTCTGTTACATTGTATGGGTTTATATCTCTACCTAGGTCTGGTGGAAGGAGACACCCCAGTGTCCGACATCAAGCTGCCCTGCAGGATGCGTCCTCATTGGCTGGAGCCAGCCATCTACCCCTCTGAGACTGATAGGGCGTCCCCTTCCGAGGGCATCGGCCTGGAGGACCACAGCATGCTGTCTGTCGCCGTCAAGATCTCCTCCCAGAACATGGAGCGCAATGTCAAGGTAGGTACACCTCATTTACATTTCTACTATTGGTGTGCATTAACTTGTGCCAGTGTTTCAAACACTAGTCTGTTGCTTGAGAAAGAAAAGCCATGTCATTTTTGACAGACGGGGAGATATGTGCTCACTGTTAGTATGCGTTTCCTCTGCAGGAGTTCCTGGTTGCAGTGGGAGTGAGAGGGACCACACTCCAGCACCGAGTGGTTCCCCCAAAACTGGGCTGGTATGACCAGGTAAACACAACACCTATCTATCCAAGGTGTTTGTGTACGGTCTGAGGCCACAACATTAAGCATCCCTTGGATAGAATGAACCATACTCTTGTCTGATCAGTGTTTCTTTGTTGTGTGTAACAGATTGTGGACTTCCTGAATGTGTCTGATGAGCCTGTGTTGGGTTACATCCCACCTGCCTCAGTCACCACCCTTCATCTGCACCTGTGGAGCTGCTCATTGGACTACAGGTGCTGTTGActagaccagtgtttcccaactccagtcctcgagtacccccaaaGCACACGTTTTTGTTGTTTCCCCAGCTTAACATAACTCATTCAACTTATttagggcttgatgattagttggtaAGTTGAATCAGTTGTGcttgtccagggctacaataaaaatgtgttctgttgggggtactggaggactggagttgaggAAACAGTGGACTACACTACAGTGTAGATGCGTCACGTTTGTAACCTAACTTGGCTGTGTATCtggatcagtggttcccaaacgttttatagtcccgtaccccttcaaacattaaATCTCCAGCTGCGTACcgctctagcaccagggtcagcgcactctcaaatgttttttgccatcattgtaagcctgccacacacacactatacggtacatttattaaacataagaaagAGTGAGTtcttgtcacaacccggctcgtgggaagtgacaaagagcttttataggaccagggcacaatataataataatcaatcattttgct
This Salvelinus fontinalis isolate EN_2023a chromosome 16, ASM2944872v1, whole genome shotgun sequence DNA region includes the following protein-coding sequences:
- the LOC129812902 gene encoding autophagy-related protein 2 homolog B-like; this encodes MPWPFSESIKKRACRYLLHRYLGNFLQEKLSLDQLSLDLYQGTGSLAQVPLDKWSLNEILESVDAPFEVIEGFIQTISLTVPWASLLQENCALEVKGLEMVFRPRPRMASGMEPMYWSSFMTSSMQLAKECLSQRLTDDLGESFQPLEGLEKFAETIETVLRRVKVTFLDTVLRIEHVPENSKTGIALEMRINKIVYCDETGEESSSVNVHQPTTFAHKNLQLEGVTVFWDEFSEAARAGFKSSPIPAETEAKLSPSWNPRIICEPHPQFTEPISSATPFEPMQIGHLSGRIDLSLVLKQNQTMPGAKLDVDGQISTMIVLLSPRQVHLLLDMFGVFSGSGGPEWGKDKRNRPMQQEDEYRLHMELNRCLKKDSMMAGEDPDLFESQTTRTVSSREDVFFSMADMDMSHSLSSLPPLGEPPTVDLDLSLNSNYSPSPGESPSGNATNLWDDYLDVPRQREKQTQESPFLMRDSPLQHKLLRQTSHPTKAHGDESRPELVFRLTLGSLAVCVLHIDPLPPPDAAPSPLAPMAADFFRVVCSDQLPPAGFIQLRTAFDDACPYDHLRFVAQGMKVTYELCQGSSLHSFSTDVSLGQMELLECLFPSEAQRGVSLRGVQYTELLTFDTPVTTEAPSATCLHLLYKLSERRGPQGGQVRLSTMPRKADFQVELGAVRSELDISIVDRLNSLLQPQKLVTTEMMASHMYTSYNKHISLHKAFTEVFLDDSRTPANTHVSIRVNAPVLSLVVRFPIPDLRSDQERGPWFKKSLQKEVLYLELEDLEVKTEFTGGSSPEQTKMELTFRELVGKFQEQEDQPAARFLRVSHTMDGDMTTSDSGKFDWPRVVLKVNPTAVHSILERVTAEEDEGAESHSPEEEEEEEGGGAHSLKDVCDFGKPEPSPFSSRRVMYENEEMVIPGDVAEMTEFQEKTMSNSRFILELCLPNVQLSLPNKAFYEKLHNRINNDLLLWEPNAPSPVETVENMPYGVGLSVASQLINAAHYTKDSFSPFRSTGPEEEDSGSEEETMHHYSPASEQCFRSRRKKKPKAQSKTSQSVFSVILTVNHGLVALQTSAKQEDKTILNNRHGEFWLEVKNGVLFSVTQYEGYKDRHYICFHTSNICLYHQGLVEGDTPVSDIKLPCRMRPHWLEPAIYPSETDRASPSEGIGLEDHSMLSVAVKISSQNMERNVKEFLVAVGVRGTTLQHRVVPPKLGWYDQIVDFLNVSDEPVLGYIPPASVTTLHLHLWSCSLDYRPLYLPLRSLLVVETFSISSSVSLDHSSSTLRIILDEAALFLSDKSNAVSVNLMRDYVQVVDMGTLELRITAVKPGVDGELTEPRFELRCSSDVIHIRTCSDSCAALMNLIQYVASYGDLVTPPGPEAKSTCSKHRAKSEASSRPPSQAPPLPDAEQQMLQDLMSEAMEETDNQHSLALQHNGIHEEQNHDLDQPRSDLFLFPDESGNLPQELSPTYPTLHSPLITPAPSLVPETDDFCILETPGSRADDRDEEPVVNKLIPDSIEIKDDHFGLPLDSSDSSRGALNFPVPELRYLIREISVIWHLYGGKDFGSSTFTSSPARSWGCTPHSSPSQTPVRQGRGGGRAGGGRGRNPDVLMEIQLSKVRFQHEVYPQVPVASGSAADQPVSRQVLIVQDLEIRDRLATSQMNKFLYLYSSKEMPRTAHSNMLTVRALHMCPETGQAPQECCLRVSLMPLRLNIDQDALFFLKDFFASLAAEVEMFSPPDQEALCVSMKKPSAPEVSCSFTKNGGGSQDPAPIISVPAQSRSSLSLNGLTLPSNSDSGEAEAATASSFTDQPIFFREFRFTSEVPIRLDYHGKHVSMEQGTFAGIVIGLTQLNCSELKLRRLCYRQGLLGVDKLFSYAINEWLNDIKKNQLPGLLGGVGPIHSLVQLVQGFRDLVWLPIEQYRKDGRVVRGLQRGTASFGTSTAMAALELTNRMVRTIQAAAETAYDMVSPGSDEREMKRIKRFSHYRFAHQPVDLREGVANAYSVVKEGITDTALTIYDTATREHEQRGMTGAVGGVLRQLPPAVVKPLIMATEATSNVLGGMRNQIHPDARQEESQKWRQGEE